One genomic segment of Bacteroides caccae includes these proteins:
- a CDS encoding class I SAM-dependent methyltransferase: MSNDLKSIHDFDFTMICNYFKLLERQGPGSPEVTQKAVSFINELSEEAKIADIGCGTGGQTMVLANYTKGQITGIDLFPDFIEIFNRNAANTHCENRVKGIVGSMDNLPFQNEELDLIWSEGAIYNIGFERGMNEWNRFLKKDGFIAVTEASWFTPERPAEIEDFWLANYPEIDTIPTKIAQMEKAGYTLTAHFILPENCWTEHFYAPQFPAQEAFLKEYSGNAAAADLIAGQRHEQSLYDKYKEYYGYVFYIGQKR, encoded by the coding sequence ATGAGTAACGATTTAAAATCAATCCACGATTTCGATTTCACAATGATATGTAATTACTTCAAGTTATTAGAACGCCAAGGTCCCGGAAGTCCCGAAGTCACACAAAAAGCCGTAAGTTTCATCAACGAACTGTCTGAAGAAGCCAAAATCGCCGATATTGGTTGCGGTACAGGCGGACAGACAATGGTATTAGCTAACTATACAAAAGGACAGATTACAGGCATCGACCTTTTCCCCGATTTTATAGAGATCTTCAACAGAAATGCAGCAAATACCCATTGCGAAAACAGAGTAAAAGGCATTGTCGGCTCAATGGACAATCTGCCGTTTCAAAACGAAGAACTCGATCTTATCTGGTCCGAAGGCGCTATCTATAATATAGGATTCGAACGTGGCATGAACGAATGGAACAGATTCCTGAAAAAGGACGGATTCATCGCTGTAACAGAAGCCTCCTGGTTTACCCCGGAACGCCCTGCCGAAATAGAAGACTTCTGGCTCGCCAATTACCCGGAAATTGATACTATCCCGACAAAAATAGCACAAATGGAGAAAGCCGGCTATACACTGACAGCCCATTTCATTTTACCGGAGAACTGTTGGACAGAACATTTCTATGCTCCCCAGTTCCCGGCCCAGGAAGCTTTTTTGAAGGAATACTCGGGAAATGCCGCAGCCGCAGACCTCATTGCCGGGCAACGGCATGAGCAGAGTCTGTATGACAAGTATAAAGAATATTATGGTTATGTATTCTACATAGGACAAAAAAGATAA